In the genome of Streptomyces collinus, one region contains:
- a CDS encoding (2Fe-2S)-binding protein: MPDEVSPHPSRRVVVGGGLAVGAAVAAGSYLSATSAEGAPAAEAMRQVSLTVNGGRLKLAVDPRASLLDTLRDEVGVTGPKKGCNQGACGACTVLLDGQRVLSCLTFAVLHDGQEVTTVEGIGDGDRLHPVQQAFMDHDAFQCGFCTSGQIMSAVALLESEEPGITEDRIPEAMSGNLCRCAAYCNIRDAITSASATMAKGR; this comes from the coding sequence ATGCCGGACGAGGTGTCCCCTCACCCCAGTCGCCGCGTCGTGGTCGGCGGCGGACTGGCCGTCGGAGCCGCCGTAGCGGCCGGTTCGTATCTGTCCGCGACGTCGGCGGAGGGCGCGCCCGCCGCCGAAGCGATGCGACAGGTCTCCCTCACCGTCAACGGCGGACGCCTGAAACTCGCCGTCGACCCGCGCGCCAGCCTCCTCGACACCCTGCGCGACGAAGTCGGCGTCACCGGCCCCAAGAAGGGCTGCAACCAGGGGGCGTGCGGGGCGTGCACCGTGCTGCTCGACGGACAGCGCGTCCTGTCGTGCCTCACCTTCGCGGTCCTGCACGACGGGCAGGAGGTCACCACCGTCGAAGGCATCGGCGACGGCGACCGCCTGCACCCCGTGCAGCAGGCCTTCATGGACCACGACGCGTTCCAGTGCGGCTTCTGCACATCCGGGCAGATCATGTCGGCAGTCGCGCTGCTGGAGAGCGAAGAGCCCGGGATCACCGAGGACCGAATCCCCGAAGCCATGAGCGGCAACCTGTGCCGATGCGCGGCCTACTGCAACATCAGGGACGCGATCACGTCGGCCTCGGCCACGATGGCGAAGGGGCGGTAG
- a CDS encoding RICIN domain-containing protein — MPRAAPLTTQRPKKEVLMRITRRLAVPVGLGLAACALTGTGATAHAASAAPVSGTVYTLTNVASEKRMDVKLASTAPGAPVIQYTSNAGANQQWLLTRTSSGAYTIRSANSGLCLDTPAPQSETPQLVQNTCDGAGDQQWKLQPAGDAYHLVNAANGLVVDNKESSDKDENEIIQWTPNGGDNQRWTLTPVSAPLTRVGTYTAGLMKNGESFTDKSIRMVAHTTVAGSELRLRLSNRYGTGPLTIDAVGLAREGSTPGTAVAGTHRTVLFNKRASVTIPAGQDVASDPIPMAVAADTNQLVSLYVSGTSPAATWHHEAQQRAWVASGNHVADEGIDNYPTDKSSWYFLEGLDVISSAATGTVVCVGDSITDGVGSTWGANRRWPDYLARRMNSASGGPTLGVVNAGIGSNRILTDAWSTNPSLKSRFGRDVLGQPNVKSVILLEGINDIGSNTGPNGSGPVTAADLQNGMKTVIDQAHAVGVKIIGGTILPYAGAQYYRPEGEQVRQAVNQWIRTSGAFDGVIDFDKAMQDPRNPQALNPAYASNDKLHPNDAGYQAMANAVNLALLTP; from the coding sequence ATGCCCCGCGCCGCGCCCCTCACCACGCAAAGACCCAAGAAAGAGGTTCTCATGCGAATAACAAGACGTCTCGCGGTCCCGGTCGGCCTGGGCCTCGCGGCCTGCGCCCTGACCGGGACCGGCGCTACGGCCCACGCGGCCTCGGCAGCCCCCGTCTCCGGCACCGTCTACACCCTGACGAACGTCGCGAGCGAAAAGCGGATGGACGTCAAACTGGCTTCGACCGCCCCCGGCGCACCCGTCATCCAGTACACGTCGAACGCCGGGGCCAACCAGCAATGGTTGCTGACTCGGACCAGCTCCGGTGCGTACACCATCAGGAGCGCCAACAGCGGCCTGTGTCTGGACACACCTGCCCCGCAGAGCGAAACTCCGCAGCTCGTCCAGAACACCTGCGACGGCGCCGGCGACCAGCAATGGAAGCTCCAGCCCGCCGGCGACGCCTACCACCTTGTCAACGCCGCCAACGGCCTGGTCGTCGACAACAAGGAGTCGTCGGACAAAGACGAAAACGAGATCATCCAGTGGACGCCCAATGGAGGCGACAACCAGCGCTGGACCCTGACCCCGGTCTCCGCCCCGCTCACACGGGTCGGCACCTACACAGCCGGCCTGATGAAGAACGGTGAATCGTTCACCGACAAGAGCATCCGGATGGTCGCACACACCACCGTCGCAGGGTCCGAGCTCCGCCTCCGACTCAGTAACCGCTATGGCACCGGACCGCTGACCATCGACGCCGTCGGCCTCGCAAGGGAAGGCAGCACCCCCGGCACCGCCGTCGCCGGCACCCATCGCACCGTCCTCTTCAACAAGAGGGCCTCCGTCACCATCCCCGCCGGGCAGGACGTCGCCAGCGACCCGATCCCGATGGCCGTGGCCGCGGACACGAACCAACTCGTGAGCCTCTACGTGTCGGGCACGTCCCCCGCCGCCACTTGGCACCATGAGGCACAGCAGCGGGCCTGGGTCGCCTCCGGCAACCACGTCGCCGACGAGGGCATCGACAACTACCCGACAGACAAGTCGTCCTGGTACTTCCTCGAAGGCCTGGATGTCATCTCCTCGGCCGCCACCGGAACCGTTGTGTGCGTCGGGGACTCCATCACCGACGGCGTCGGTTCCACCTGGGGCGCCAACCGCCGCTGGCCCGACTACCTCGCCCGGCGCATGAACTCCGCCTCCGGCGGCCCCACCCTCGGCGTCGTGAACGCCGGCATCGGCTCCAACCGGATACTGACAGACGCCTGGTCGACCAACCCAAGCCTCAAGAGCCGATTCGGCCGGGACGTGCTCGGCCAGCCCAACGTCAAAAGCGTGATCCTGCTGGAGGGCATCAACGACATCGGCAGCAACACCGGCCCGAACGGATCCGGCCCTGTGACCGCCGCGGATCTCCAGAACGGCATGAAGACCGTGATCGACCAAGCCCACGCCGTCGGCGTGAAGATCATCGGCGGCACGATCCTGCCTTACGCGGGGGCCCAGTACTACAGGCCTGAGGGCGAGCAGGTCCGCCAAGCCGTCAACCAATGGATCCGCACCAGTGGCGCCTTCGACGGCGTCATCGACTTCGACAAGGCCATGCAGGATCCCCGCAACCCTCAGGCCCTCAATCCCGCCTACGCCAGCAACGACAAACTGCACCCCAACGACGCCGGCTATCAGGCGATGGCCAACGCCGTGAACCTCGCCCTGCTCACGCCGTAA
- a CDS encoding RICIN domain-containing protein, with translation MLRRVLIPLLAACASVLAVLVVAPPAQAAPVTLDNPNDFIGTNGDPVDAHGGGMIKHTDGYYYWFGENRHPNYTFKAVSVYKSADLKKWEWVGDALNQASDPELKSAKIERPKVIYNSTTKKFVMWMHKENATDYVESRAAVAVSDKIEGPYDYLSSFQPPSGNDTTQTTESRDMTLYVDKNADGSETAYHVTATKDNADLRIYKLNADFTGYADNPLVANPWPGQNREAPALFKRDGVYFMLTSGLSGWNPNQQMYATAAGIAGPWSEMKEVGDGIGYNSQTTFVLPIEGTSGNTSFLYMGDRWAGANMNGKGPANDSTYVWLPLTFPTKTTMNLSWYPKVEIDAAAGTVKGVGGGPYYNLVARHSDKCVDVQDNSAAGNGHVVQFACNGGINQQWRLEDAGGGYYRILAQHSGKCLDAEGGSTAKAFVNQDNCGSGQNQQWKFEDQGNGYYRLVARHSGLCLDVTEGSPEDVRLIQYKCGAGTHQQFKRLIA, from the coding sequence ATGCTCAGACGTGTTCTCATACCCTTGCTGGCCGCCTGCGCCAGCGTGCTCGCAGTACTGGTGGTCGCGCCGCCCGCCCAGGCCGCCCCGGTCACCCTGGACAACCCCAACGATTTCATCGGGACCAATGGCGACCCGGTCGACGCACACGGCGGCGGGATGATCAAGCACACCGATGGCTACTACTACTGGTTCGGGGAGAACCGCCACCCGAACTACACCTTCAAGGCCGTCTCCGTCTACAAGTCGGCCGACCTGAAGAAGTGGGAGTGGGTAGGCGATGCCCTCAACCAGGCGAGCGATCCCGAGCTGAAGTCCGCCAAGATCGAGCGTCCCAAGGTGATCTACAACAGCACCACCAAGAAGTTCGTCATGTGGATGCACAAGGAGAACGCCACGGACTACGTCGAGTCGAGGGCCGCCGTCGCCGTCTCCGACAAGATCGAGGGTCCCTATGACTATCTGAGCAGTTTCCAGCCGCCGAGTGGCAACGACACCACCCAGACCACTGAGTCCCGGGACATGACGCTGTACGTGGACAAGAACGCGGACGGAAGTGAGACCGCCTATCACGTGACGGCCACCAAGGACAACGCCGACCTGCGCATCTACAAGCTCAACGCCGACTTCACCGGGTACGCCGACAATCCGTTGGTCGCCAACCCCTGGCCGGGCCAGAACCGGGAGGCCCCGGCGCTGTTCAAACGTGACGGTGTCTACTTCATGCTGACCTCCGGCCTGAGCGGCTGGAATCCCAACCAGCAGATGTACGCCACCGCCGCCGGCATCGCCGGCCCCTGGTCGGAGATGAAGGAGGTCGGTGACGGCATCGGCTACAACTCCCAGACGACGTTCGTCCTGCCCATCGAGGGCACGTCGGGCAACACCTCGTTCCTGTACATGGGCGACCGGTGGGCCGGCGCCAATATGAACGGGAAGGGCCCGGCCAACGACTCCACGTACGTCTGGCTGCCGTTGACCTTCCCGACCAAGACCACCATGAACCTGTCCTGGTACCCCAAGGTCGAGATCGACGCGGCGGCGGGGACGGTCAAGGGCGTGGGCGGCGGCCCTTACTACAACCTCGTGGCCCGGCACAGCGACAAGTGCGTCGACGTCCAGGACAACTCCGCCGCCGGCAACGGCCACGTCGTCCAATTCGCCTGCAACGGCGGCATCAACCAGCAGTGGCGCCTGGAGGACGCGGGCGGCGGCTATTACCGCATCCTCGCCCAACACAGCGGCAAGTGCCTGGATGCCGAGGGTGGGTCCACCGCAAAGGCCTTCGTCAACCAGGACAACTGCGGCAGCGGCCAGAATCAGCAATGGAAGTTCGAGGACCAGGGCAACGGCTACTACCGCCTGGTGGCCCGGCACAGCGGACTCTGCTTGGACGTCACAGAGGGCTCGCCCGAGGATGTCCGCCTCATCCAGTACAAGTGCGGAGCCGGCACCCATCAGCAGTTCAAGCGGCTTATCGCTTGA
- a CDS encoding FAD binding domain-containing protein → MQPFQYVRARSVGEAVGLLARHPEAEVVAGATDLTTLMRDGIRRPSHLIDLNGLALDKISALPDGGLRIGALCRNTTDDQRIVRRFPVLAEALRSGASQQIRNRATFGGNLLQRVRCPYYRQPEFACNRRDPGSGCAALDGDSSRHAILGTSGSCVAVHPSDCAVALQALDAEVVVRGARGERRIPIDAFHRLPGRTPEREVMLRDDEIILAVELPGRASSAHSHYVKFRERASYAFALASAAVAVEVRGGTVRSARIALGGVAPKPWRARAAERALLGRPFDEDAIDVAARAATSGAAPRPDNTYKVSLAQAVVRRALTELGGAR, encoded by the coding sequence GTGCAGCCTTTCCAGTACGTTCGCGCACGCAGCGTCGGCGAGGCGGTCGGTCTTCTCGCCCGTCACCCGGAGGCCGAGGTGGTTGCCGGGGCCACCGATCTGACCACGCTGATGCGTGACGGTATCCGGCGGCCGAGCCACCTCATCGACCTCAACGGGCTCGCCCTCGACAAGATCTCCGCCCTGCCGGACGGCGGGCTGCGCATCGGCGCGCTGTGCCGCAACACCACCGATGACCAGCGGATCGTGCGGCGTTTCCCCGTCCTTGCCGAGGCGTTGCGCTCGGGTGCGTCCCAGCAGATCCGCAACCGCGCCACCTTCGGCGGCAATCTCCTGCAGCGGGTGCGCTGCCCCTACTACCGGCAGCCCGAGTTCGCCTGCAACCGCCGCGATCCTGGCTCCGGCTGCGCGGCGCTGGACGGTGACAGCAGTCGGCACGCCATCCTGGGCACCAGTGGCTCCTGCGTCGCCGTCCATCCGTCCGACTGCGCCGTCGCGCTCCAGGCACTGGACGCCGAGGTCGTGGTTCGGGGAGCCCGTGGGGAGCGACGTATCCCGATCGACGCCTTCCACCGGCTGCCGGGCCGCACGCCCGAGCGCGAAGTCATGCTGCGCGACGACGAGATCATCCTCGCTGTCGAGCTGCCGGGCCGGGCCTCCTCGGCGCACTCCCACTACGTCAAGTTCCGCGAACGCGCCTCGTACGCCTTCGCGTTGGCGTCCGCCGCCGTCGCCGTGGAGGTGCGCGGCGGCACGGTCCGCTCGGCCCGGATCGCGCTGGGCGGCGTTGCGCCCAAGCCCTGGCGCGCGAGGGCGGCAGAGCGCGCCCTGCTCGGCCGGCCCTTCGACGAGGACGCCATCGACGTGGCCGCCCGCGCGGCGACCAGTGGCGCGGCCCCGCGCCCCGACAACACGTACAAGGTGAGCCTGGCCCAAGCGGTCGTGCGGCGGGCCCTCACCGAACTCGGAGGTGCGCGATGA
- a CDS encoding ricin-type beta-trefoil lectin domain protein gives MISGVATPRAYAAVSTSITVDGIKPGRVFDGAGAISGGGGNTRLLIDYPERQRNEILDYLFKPGVGASLQTLKLEIGGDTNSTDGAEPSHEHTRGKVDCDAGYEWWLAREAQARNPNITFSALAWGAPGWVGGGDFWTNDTIDYLMRWMDCAKQNNLEIDYLGGWNERGWKAWWFVDLKNALKSKGYATKVVAAEHNWDVVDEMERNAAFRDAVDVIGVHYPCGYSGSGAIGNNHTTTACPEYNTTDPWSSWNRNQKAQNMGKQLWASENGSQDTEAGAANVARALNRDYIDGRMTSYYNWPLMGALYPNTYFAFNGLVSANQPWSGHYRVGKTAWVMAHTTQFTEVGWRYQDSASGYLGGDRSNGSYVTLRAPEGGDYSTIIETTQATAPQTLDVQVTGGLSTGQVQVWATNVDTNSDSSYGDDNFAHTTDVTPSDGKYTVTLQPGRVYTLTTKAGGGKAATTAPAVGSLSLPQYNDFETPGITESPKYFTDMNGAFETVTCGGGRGGTCLRQMATVKPIRWTEEKYYAPYTFMGDDAWSNYTVSADAMLEQPGAVELLGRVGMQGRNNSGLEAYRLRVSDTGAWSILKSDMESNVTTLKSGTTAALGTNRWHSVALTMQGSTITAKVDGRVLGSVTDSTYAHGRAGLGTVDSVDATAVSGYERQQFDAFSVAPGTDPTPKRVGAIPSGIPDMCLDLPEGKLENAARVKTYQCNNSFAQTWTYNPADDTIRLGGTFCLDVPRKATTNGTKVEIYTCNGGYNQKWTQLADGSLRATQSGRCLDVPEFATSPVEVEIYTCKGGNNQKWKLPG, from the coding sequence GTGATATCCGGGGTGGCGACTCCCCGCGCGTACGCCGCAGTCTCGACATCGATCACCGTCGACGGCATCAAGCCGGGCCGGGTGTTCGACGGAGCCGGCGCGATCAGTGGAGGTGGAGGGAACACTCGACTGCTGATCGACTATCCCGAACGGCAGCGCAACGAGATCCTCGACTACTTGTTCAAGCCCGGCGTCGGCGCCTCGCTGCAGACACTCAAGCTTGAGATCGGAGGGGACACCAACTCCACCGACGGCGCCGAACCCAGCCACGAGCACACCCGGGGCAAGGTGGACTGCGACGCCGGCTATGAGTGGTGGCTGGCCCGCGAGGCCCAGGCCCGAAACCCGAACATCACATTCTCCGCCCTGGCTTGGGGCGCACCGGGCTGGGTCGGCGGCGGGGACTTCTGGACCAACGACACGATCGACTACCTGATGCGCTGGATGGACTGCGCAAAGCAGAACAACCTGGAGATCGACTATCTCGGCGGCTGGAACGAGCGGGGGTGGAAAGCCTGGTGGTTCGTCGACCTCAAGAACGCCCTCAAGTCGAAGGGGTACGCGACCAAGGTCGTGGCAGCTGAGCACAACTGGGATGTCGTCGATGAGATGGAGAGAAACGCGGCGTTCCGGGACGCGGTGGACGTCATCGGCGTGCACTACCCGTGCGGCTACTCGGGTTCGGGAGCCATCGGCAACAACCACACGACCACCGCCTGCCCCGAGTACAACACAACAGATCCCTGGTCCAGCTGGAACCGCAACCAGAAGGCCCAGAACATGGGAAAGCAACTGTGGGCCAGCGAGAACGGATCGCAGGACACCGAGGCGGGTGCCGCGAACGTGGCGCGGGCTCTCAACCGGGACTACATCGACGGTCGGATGACCTCGTACTACAACTGGCCGCTGATGGGTGCGCTCTACCCGAACACCTACTTCGCCTTCAATGGGCTCGTGTCGGCCAACCAGCCCTGGTCGGGCCACTACCGGGTCGGCAAGACCGCCTGGGTCATGGCCCACACGACACAGTTCACAGAGGTCGGATGGCGGTACCAGGATTCCGCCAGTGGCTATCTGGGTGGTGACCGTTCCAACGGCAGCTATGTGACGCTGCGAGCACCCGAGGGTGGCGACTACAGCACGATCATCGAGACGACGCAGGCCACCGCCCCGCAGACTCTGGATGTCCAGGTCACCGGCGGGCTGTCGACGGGTCAGGTACAGGTGTGGGCCACGAACGTCGACACGAACTCGGACAGTTCGTACGGTGATGACAACTTTGCGCACACCACCGATGTCACCCCCTCCGACGGCAAGTACACCGTGACACTGCAGCCCGGTCGCGTCTACACGCTGACCACGAAGGCCGGGGGAGGCAAGGCCGCGACGACGGCGCCGGCGGTCGGCTCGCTGAGCCTGCCGCAGTACAACGACTTCGAGACGCCGGGCATCACCGAGTCTCCGAAGTACTTCACGGACATGAACGGCGCCTTCGAGACCGTGACCTGCGGTGGCGGACGCGGGGGCACGTGCCTGCGTCAGATGGCCACGGTAAAGCCGATCCGCTGGACCGAGGAGAAGTACTACGCGCCGTACACCTTCATGGGCGACGACGCGTGGAGCAACTACACCGTCAGTGCGGACGCCATGCTGGAACAACCCGGCGCAGTGGAACTCCTTGGCCGCGTGGGCATGCAGGGCAGGAACAACAGCGGCCTGGAGGCGTACCGTCTGCGGGTGAGCGACACGGGTGCCTGGTCGATCCTCAAGAGCGATATGGAGTCGAACGTCACCACCCTGAAGAGCGGCACCACAGCGGCCCTCGGCACCAACCGCTGGCACTCCGTCGCCCTGACCATGCAGGGATCGACCATCACCGCCAAGGTCGACGGCAGAGTCCTGGGCAGCGTCACCGACTCGACCTACGCTCACGGCCGCGCCGGCCTGGGCACGGTCGACTCCGTCGACGCGACGGCGGTGAGCGGATACGAGAGGCAGCAGTTCGACGCCTTCTCGGTCGCGCCCGGGACCGATCCGACCCCCAAGCGTGTCGGCGCCATCCCTTCGGGCATCCCCGACATGTGCCTGGATCTCCCCGAAGGCAAGCTCGAGAATGCAGCTCGGGTGAAGACCTACCAGTGCAACAACAGTTTCGCGCAGACCTGGACCTACAACCCGGCCGACGACACGATCAGGCTCGGCGGCACCTTCTGTCTGGATGTCCCCAGGAAGGCCACGACGAACGGCACCAAGGTCGAGATCTACACCTGCAACGGTGGATACAACCAGAAGTGGACGCAACTGGCAGACGGCAGCCTCCGCGCCACACAGTCCGGCCGATGCCTGGACGTCCCGGAGTTCGCCACCAGCCCTGTCGAGGTTGAGATCTACACCTGCAAGGGCGGTAACAACCAGAAGTGGAAGCTCCCCGGCTAG
- a CDS encoding carbohydrate ABC transporter permease: MSASTAALSKQRTPLRPARILLHVFLAGTALAWLAPLLWAILAALRPYGETSTKGYVSWPDKLSLDNFTNAFQQSDMLHYFGTTLLIAVPAVLLTLFLSSMVAFYVSRFDFRLNLALLLVFTAGNLLPQQVIITPLYRMYLLVDLPGITMSGKLYDSALGLVLIHVAFQSGFCAFVLSNYMRTLPHELTEAALVDGASVWRQYWQIVLPLCRPAMAALATLLSIWIYNDFFWAIVLISTGENMPITSALNNLSGQYFTDPNLIAAGALLTAIPTLIVYFALQRQFVSGLTLGANKG; the protein is encoded by the coding sequence GTGAGCGCCTCCACGGCCGCGCTCAGCAAGCAGCGCACCCCCCTGCGCCCGGCCCGGATCCTGCTGCACGTCTTCCTCGCCGGCACCGCACTGGCCTGGCTCGCCCCGCTGCTCTGGGCGATCCTCGCGGCCCTGCGCCCGTACGGCGAGACCAGCACCAAGGGCTACGTGTCCTGGCCCGACAAACTGAGCCTCGACAACTTCACCAACGCCTTCCAGCAGTCAGACATGCTGCACTACTTCGGCACCACGCTGCTGATCGCCGTTCCGGCGGTGTTGCTGACGCTGTTCCTGTCCTCGATGGTCGCCTTCTACGTCAGCCGCTTCGACTTCCGCCTCAACCTGGCGCTGCTGCTGGTCTTCACGGCCGGCAACCTGCTGCCGCAGCAGGTCATCATCACCCCGCTGTACCGGATGTACCTGCTGGTCGACCTGCCCGGCATCACGATGAGCGGCAAGCTGTACGACTCCGCGCTCGGCCTGGTGTTGATCCACGTCGCCTTCCAGTCGGGCTTCTGCGCCTTCGTACTCAGCAACTACATGCGCACGCTGCCGCACGAGCTGACCGAGGCCGCGCTGGTGGACGGTGCCTCGGTGTGGCGGCAGTACTGGCAGATCGTGCTGCCGCTGTGCCGTCCAGCGATGGCCGCCCTGGCGACGCTGCTGTCCATCTGGATCTACAACGACTTCTTCTGGGCCATCGTCCTGATCTCCACCGGCGAGAACATGCCGATCACCTCGGCGCTCAACAACCTCTCCGGCCAGTACTTCACCGACCCCAACCTGATCGCCGCCGGCGCCCTGCTCACCGCGATCCCCACCCTGATCGTCTACTTCGCGTTGCAACGCCAGTTCGTCAGCGGGCTCACCCTCGGCGCCAACAAGGGCTGA
- a CDS encoding ricin-type beta-trefoil lectin domain protein, giving the protein MSRTVARSWTRRITVRVLAAGVAVAGLATLDRPESSAPLSAEPAAVSTSQTGVTPPPMGWASWNSFFSSIDHNVIKQQADALVSSGMAAAGYKYVNLDDGWWQGQRDANGDIVVDENLWPGGMKVIADYIHSKGLKVGIYTDAGQNGCGYYYPTTRPKAPNTGMEGHYQQDLETFQRWGFDYVKIDFCGGREERLDQETTYKQIGTANEAASAVTGRKLVLSFCEWGSGLPWNWAPGYGDLWRTSVDILQKDETPQLTKMYYNFDEALHPAAQHTGYYNDPDMLMVGVSGLTAARNRLHMSLWSIAGAPLLAGNNVATMSAETRDILTNPEVLAVNQDPRGLQGVKVAEDTRGLQVYGKVLSGTGKRAVMLFNRTGSAANITVRWADLGLTSASATVRNAWTRTDAGSFETSYTTSVPANDAVLLTVSGTEASGSTYEDTTTATTPTFSNITASTAGTKLVDITYANGSSTARKATIQVNGQYKYVVAFPPTGSATTYRTVSLLAHLAKGANTVRFAAVSGSTTPDIDALRVQAIPGTDGAALVGAASDRCVDIDKNAHINGTKPQLWDCSGGRNQTFQQNSRGELVVYGDKCLDAVDDDKGDKVAIWDCHGGANQKWTVHSDGTITDLNGNCLDASGSATANGTQLIRWQCKGQANQKWTLR; this is encoded by the coding sequence ATGTCCCGCACCGTCGCACGAAGTTGGACCAGACGCATCACCGTCCGGGTCCTCGCCGCCGGAGTCGCCGTCGCCGGCCTGGCCACGCTCGACCGGCCGGAGTCTTCGGCGCCCCTGTCCGCCGAACCGGCTGCCGTGAGCACCTCTCAGACAGGTGTCACGCCGCCGCCGATGGGCTGGGCGTCGTGGAACAGCTTCTTCAGCAGCATCGACCACAACGTGATCAAGCAGCAGGCCGACGCCCTGGTCTCCTCCGGCATGGCCGCCGCCGGCTACAAGTACGTCAACCTCGACGACGGCTGGTGGCAGGGCCAGCGCGACGCGAACGGCGACATCGTCGTCGACGAGAACCTGTGGCCGGGCGGCATGAAGGTGATCGCCGACTACATCCACAGCAAGGGCCTCAAGGTCGGCATCTACACCGACGCGGGCCAGAACGGCTGCGGCTACTACTACCCCACCACCCGGCCCAAGGCGCCCAACACCGGTATGGAGGGCCATTACCAGCAGGACCTGGAGACCTTCCAGCGCTGGGGCTTCGACTACGTGAAGATCGACTTCTGCGGCGGCAGAGAGGAGCGCCTGGACCAAGAGACCACGTACAAGCAGATCGGCACCGCCAACGAGGCCGCCTCGGCCGTGACCGGTCGCAAGCTGGTGCTGTCGTTCTGCGAGTGGGGCTCCGGACTGCCGTGGAACTGGGCGCCGGGATACGGCGACCTGTGGCGCACCAGCGTCGACATCCTGCAGAAGGACGAGACCCCGCAGCTGACCAAGATGTACTACAACTTCGACGAGGCTCTGCACCCCGCCGCCCAGCACACCGGCTACTACAACGACCCCGACATGCTGATGGTCGGCGTGAGCGGACTGACCGCCGCCCGCAACCGGCTGCACATGAGCCTGTGGTCGATCGCCGGCGCCCCCCTGCTGGCCGGGAACAACGTCGCCACGATGAGCGCGGAGACCCGCGACATCCTCACCAACCCCGAGGTTCTCGCCGTCAACCAGGACCCCCGCGGCCTGCAGGGCGTCAAGGTCGCCGAGGACACCCGGGGCCTGCAGGTCTACGGCAAGGTGCTCTCCGGCACCGGCAAGCGCGCGGTGATGCTGTTCAACCGCACCGGCTCCGCCGCGAACATAACCGTCCGCTGGGCCGACCTCGGCCTTACCTCGGCCTCCGCCACCGTGCGCAACGCCTGGACCCGCACCGATGCCGGGTCGTTCGAGACCAGTTACACCACCTCCGTGCCGGCGAACGACGCGGTACTGCTGACCGTCTCCGGCACCGAGGCCTCCGGCAGCACCTACGAGGACACCACCACCGCCACCACCCCCACCTTCAGCAACATCACCGCCTCCACGGCGGGCACCAAGCTCGTCGACATCACCTACGCCAACGGCAGCAGCACCGCCCGTAAAGCCACCATCCAGGTCAATGGCCAGTACAAGTACGTCGTGGCATTCCCGCCCACCGGCTCGGCCACCACCTATCGGACCGTCTCCCTGCTCGCGCACCTGGCCAAGGGGGCGAACACAGTCAGGTTCGCGGCGGTCTCCGGCAGCACCACCCCCGACATCGACGCCCTCCGCGTCCAGGCCATCCCCGGCACCGACGGCGCGGCCCTCGTCGGCGCCGCTTCCGACCGCTGTGTGGACATCGACAAGAACGCCCACATCAACGGCACCAAGCCACAGTTGTGGGACTGCTCCGGCGGACGTAACCAGACCTTCCAGCAGAACTCGCGCGGCGAACTCGTCGTCTACGGCGACAAGTGCCTCGACGCCGTAGATGACGACAAGGGCGACAAAGTGGCCATCTGGGACTGCCACGGCGGCGCCAACCAGAAGTGGACCGTCCACTCGGACGGCACCATCACCGACCTCAACGGCAATTGCCTGGACGCATCTGGCTCGGCAACCGCCAACGGCACCCAGCTGATCCGGTGGCAGTGCAAGGGCCAGGCCAACCAGAAGTGGACCCTCAGGTGA